Part of the Syntrophales bacterium genome is shown below.
GATCGCGGCGGCGGCGGTTCAGGAGGATGTTGACCTCGTCGGCTTGAGCTGTCTGTCCGGCGCCCACGGCTACCTCTTCCCCCGCGTAGTTGAGCTGCTGAAGGAAAAGGGGGCGGAGGACATCACCGTGATCGGCGGCGGCATCATCCCCGATCAGGATTTTCAGAAGCTCTATGACGCCGGCATCAAGGCGATCTTCACCCCGGGCGCCACCCTTGATTCGATTCTTGACTGGATAAAAAATAACCTTAAACCGAGGGAATAGCAGTATCTTTTCCCCAAGCGGCCCTCTGCGCGGCAAACAGCCGCAAGGCTAATCCCGGAGCAGAACAGCAATGACAAAAAACATGGAAGAAGCGGAACAGCTTAAAAAAATCAAGGCAGGCGACGTCCGCACCGCGTCCCGCCTGATCAGAAATATTGAAGACGAACTTCCCGAGGCGAG
Proteins encoded:
- a CDS encoding cobalamin B12-binding domain-containing protein — translated: MAERRIRIMVAKPGLDGHDRGARILARAFRDAGYEVIYTGCHQTPEQIAAAAVQEDVDLVGLSCLSGAHGYLFPRVVELLKEKGAEDITVIGGGIIPDQDFQKLYDAGIKAIFTPGATLDSILDWIKNNLKPRE